One window from the genome of Hippopotamus amphibius kiboko isolate mHipAmp2 chromosome 13, mHipAmp2.hap2, whole genome shotgun sequence encodes:
- the LOC130834963 gene encoding SIN3-HDAC complex-associated factor-like: MFGFHKPKMYRSIEGCCICRAKSSSSRFTDSKRYEKDFQSCFGLHETRSGDICNACVLLVKRWKKLPAGSKKNWNHVVDARAGPSLKTTLKPKKVKTLSGKRIKSNQISKLQKEFKRHNSDAHSTTSSASPAQSPCYSNQSDDGSDTEMASGSNRTPVFSFLDLTYWKRQKICCGIIYKGRFGEVLIDTHLFKPCCSNKKAAAEKPEEQGPEPLPISTQEW, encoded by the coding sequence ATGTTTGGTTTTCACAAGCCAAAGATGTACCGAAGTATAGAGGGCTGCTGTATTTGCAGAGCTAAATCCTCAAGTTCTCGATTCACTGACAGTAAACGCTATGAAAAGGACTTCCAGAGCTGTTTTGGGTTACATGAGACTCGTTCAGGAGACATCTGTAATGCTTGTGTCCTGCTTGTGAAAAGATGGAAGAAATTGCCAGCAGGATCCAAAAAAAACTGGAATCATGTGGTAGATGCAAGGGCAGGACCCAGTCTAAAGACTACACTGAaaccaaagaaagtgaaaactcTGTCTGGAAAAAGGATAAAAAGCAACCAGATCAGTAAACTGCAGAAGGAATTTAAACGTCACAATTCTGATGCTCACAGTACCACCTCAAGTGCCTCTCCAGCTCAATCTCCTTGTTATAGTAACCAGTCGGATGATGGCTCAGATACAGAGATGGCTTCTGGCTCTAACAGAACGccagtgttttcctttttagatCTCACATactggaagagacagaaaatatgctGTGGCATTATCTATAAAGGCCGTTTTGGGGAAGTCCTCATCGACACACATCTATTCAAACCTTGCTGCAGCAATAAGAAAGCAGCTGCTGAGAAGCCAGAGGAGCAGGGGCCAGAGCCTCTGCCCATCTCCACTCAGGAGTGGTGA